One genomic segment of Misgurnus anguillicaudatus chromosome 25, ASM2758022v2, whole genome shotgun sequence includes these proteins:
- the pde7a gene encoding high affinity 3',5'-cyclic-AMP phosphodiesterase 7A isoform X10, whose product MGIALFWSVIAIFVRWIFSKRRGAISYDSSDQTALYIRMLAVTNKIKTSFVFTPGDVRVRSQVGFEPERRSSHPYLAIDFRTLHSRAESAGSIPARRIRRLFSFQRHVLSSRLLRGTSQHNPLYILDEDYCGQARCMLEKVGSWNFNIFLFDRLTNGNSLVFLTFHLLNQYGLIELFQLDMVKLRRFLVLVQEDYHNQNPYHNAVHAADVTQAMHCYLKEPKLAQSLTSCDILLGLLAAATHDLDHPGVNQPFLIKTNHYLAALYRNTSVLENHHWRSAVGLLRETELFSHLPVEDSLSIERQLGSLILATDISRQNDYLSRFRTHLDKNDLCLGNASHRHFVLQMALKCADICNPCRPWELSKQWSEKVTEEFFHQGDIEKKHKLEVSPLCDNEANTIASVQIGFMTYVVEPLFAEWARFSDTWLSQTMLGHLGLNKASWSATEPEASGSSEEGESEPARATEKPGSRALSQGGQES is encoded by the exons AGACGCGGCGCAATTTCCTATGACAGCTCTGATCAGACCGCTCTGTACATTCGCATGCTAG CTGTGACAAACAAAATCAAAACCTCATTCGTGTTTACACCAG GAGATGTGAGAGTGAGAAGTCAGGTAGGCTTTGAACCGGAACGAAGAAGCTCGCACCCGTACCTGGCCATCGATTTCCGCACTTTGCACT CTCGTGCTGAGTCAGCAGGGTCGATCCCAGCTCGGAGAATCCGGAGGCTTTTTAGTTTCCAGCGACACGTGCTTTCGTCTCGCCTGCTACGAGGAACGTCACAACACAACCCACTTTACATCCTGGATGAGGACTACTGTGGCCAGGCCAGG tgtatgcttGAAAAGGTTGGAAGCTGGAATTTCAACATATTCCTTTTTGATAGACTTACAAATG gaaacagtCTCGTCTTTTTGACATTTCATCTGCTGAACCAGTATGGCCTCATCGAGCTCTTCCAGTTGGACATGGTTAAACTGCGTCGGTTTTTGG TTCTGGTACAAGAAGACTACCACAACCAGAACCCCTATCACAATGCAGTCCATGCTGCCGATGTGACCCAAGCCATGCACTGTTACCTGAAAGAACCCAAA CTTGCGCAGTCCCTCACGTCATGTGACATCCTCTTAGGGTTGCTGGCAGCAGCCACACACGATCTGGACCATCCTGGAGTCAACCAGCCTTTCCTCATCAAAACCAACCATTACCTTGCAGCTTTGTACCGG AATACCTCAGTTCTGGAAAACCATCATTGGAGGTCTGCAGTGGGTTTGCTTAGAGAAACCGAACTGTTTTCTCATCTTCCGGTGGAGGATAG TCTGAGTATTGAGAGGCAGCTGGGATCACTGATTTTGGCCACGGATATCAGCAGACAGAACGACTACCTGTCCAGATTCAGGACTCACCTGGATAAGAACGACCTGTGTTTAGGAAACGCTTCTCATCGGCATTTCGTTCTGCAGATGG CCTTGAAGTGCGCAGATATCTGTAACCCATGTAGACCGTGGGAGCTCAGCAAACAGTGGAGTGAGAAGGTTACAGAGGAATTCTTCCACCAAG GTGACATTGAAAAAAAGCATAAACTTGAAGTCAGTCCACTGTGTGATAATGAAGCAAACACCATAGCCAGTGTTCAAATCG GTTTCATGACCTACGTGGTGGAGCCTCTTTTCGCCGAGTGGGCGCGTTTTTCAGACACGTGGCTCTCTCAAACCATGCTCGGCCATTTGGGTCTGAACAAAGCCAGCTGGAGCGCCACGGAGCCCGAGGCGTCAGGAAGCTCAGAGGAGGGGGAATCCGAGCCGGCCCGAGCCACCGAAAAGCCCGGTTCCAGAGCCTTATCTCAGGGAGGCCAAGAGTCATGA
- the pde7a gene encoding high affinity 3',5'-cyclic-AMP phosphodiesterase 7A isoform X11: MGIALFWSVIAIFVRWIFSKRRGAISYDSSDQTALYIRMLGACVIFKQLFSRDVRVRSQVGFEPERRSSHPYLAIDFRTLHSRAESAGSIPARRIRRLFSFQRHVLSSRLLRGTSQHNPLYILDEDYCGQARCMLEKVGSWNFNIFLFDRLTNGNSLVFLTFHLLNQYGLIELFQLDMVKLRRFLVLVQEDYHNQNPYHNAVHAADVTQAMHCYLKEPKLAQSLTSCDILLGLLAAATHDLDHPGVNQPFLIKTNHYLAALYRNTSVLENHHWRSAVGLLRETELFSHLPVEDSLSIERQLGSLILATDISRQNDYLSRFRTHLDKNDLCLGNASHRHFVLQMALKCADICNPCRPWELSKQWSEKVTEEFFHQGDIEKKHKLEVSPLCDNEANTIASVQIGFMTYVVEPLFAEWARFSDTWLSQTMLGHLGLNKASWSATEPEASGSSEEGESEPARATEKPGSRALSQGGQES, encoded by the exons AGACGCGGCGCAATTTCCTATGACAGCTCTGATCAGACCGCTCTGTACATTCGCATGCTAG GGGCTTGTGTAATATTCAAACAGCTGTTTTCAA GAGATGTGAGAGTGAGAAGTCAGGTAGGCTTTGAACCGGAACGAAGAAGCTCGCACCCGTACCTGGCCATCGATTTCCGCACTTTGCACT CTCGTGCTGAGTCAGCAGGGTCGATCCCAGCTCGGAGAATCCGGAGGCTTTTTAGTTTCCAGCGACACGTGCTTTCGTCTCGCCTGCTACGAGGAACGTCACAACACAACCCACTTTACATCCTGGATGAGGACTACTGTGGCCAGGCCAGG tgtatgcttGAAAAGGTTGGAAGCTGGAATTTCAACATATTCCTTTTTGATAGACTTACAAATG gaaacagtCTCGTCTTTTTGACATTTCATCTGCTGAACCAGTATGGCCTCATCGAGCTCTTCCAGTTGGACATGGTTAAACTGCGTCGGTTTTTGG TTCTGGTACAAGAAGACTACCACAACCAGAACCCCTATCACAATGCAGTCCATGCTGCCGATGTGACCCAAGCCATGCACTGTTACCTGAAAGAACCCAAA CTTGCGCAGTCCCTCACGTCATGTGACATCCTCTTAGGGTTGCTGGCAGCAGCCACACACGATCTGGACCATCCTGGAGTCAACCAGCCTTTCCTCATCAAAACCAACCATTACCTTGCAGCTTTGTACCGG AATACCTCAGTTCTGGAAAACCATCATTGGAGGTCTGCAGTGGGTTTGCTTAGAGAAACCGAACTGTTTTCTCATCTTCCGGTGGAGGATAG TCTGAGTATTGAGAGGCAGCTGGGATCACTGATTTTGGCCACGGATATCAGCAGACAGAACGACTACCTGTCCAGATTCAGGACTCACCTGGATAAGAACGACCTGTGTTTAGGAAACGCTTCTCATCGGCATTTCGTTCTGCAGATGG CCTTGAAGTGCGCAGATATCTGTAACCCATGTAGACCGTGGGAGCTCAGCAAACAGTGGAGTGAGAAGGTTACAGAGGAATTCTTCCACCAAG GTGACATTGAAAAAAAGCATAAACTTGAAGTCAGTCCACTGTGTGATAATGAAGCAAACACCATAGCCAGTGTTCAAATCG GTTTCATGACCTACGTGGTGGAGCCTCTTTTCGCCGAGTGGGCGCGTTTTTCAGACACGTGGCTCTCTCAAACCATGCTCGGCCATTTGGGTCTGAACAAAGCCAGCTGGAGCGCCACGGAGCCCGAGGCGTCAGGAAGCTCAGAGGAGGGGGAATCCGAGCCGGCCCGAGCCACCGAAAAGCCCGGTTCCAGAGCCTTATCTCAGGGAGGCCAAGAGTCATGA